A section of the Glandiceps talaboti chromosome 8, keGlaTala1.1, whole genome shotgun sequence genome encodes:
- the LOC144438758 gene encoding calpain-D-like isoform X2 — MGSTPSQPLVCEKCSNAVGQQHCESCGAPRLQSKSVITTDDEEKPWKCDVCLLENGDSVKSCGRCGRRRDHVGMEETKQNRKDSECEVKEKETEGQKQEPSIEEDMDISWNCIKCTYTNKAESTSCSMCDYCRESNVTENGDPSLPEDMEVDLVPIIDLTSDEGGPLSRTNAVRKKMWECTQCTCLNMEDIMECSACGSQKVSVATKPTTPMIPGDNEWACQQCTYNNTNLVNVCCVCGAVKPFTSSGLAFDFPETWNCPKCTLENNSRHTRCFVCGYDKSTEQSEEHTAKANSGGKIGRQRSIVIESKRKKDEDSAKQQFEKIVEFCKQDHSQFIDDSFRPSSKSLYYNDKEQFDSRVCDWLRPDQIQCTSRDELQIPWAVFRTPMPSDISQGILGNCWFLSALAVLAERPDLVEKIMITREYNPEGVYQVRLCKDGIWTTVVIDSLLPCDHRGVLVYSQAKRRQLWVPLIEKALAKMHGCYQALVSGRCIEGLATLTGAPCESIPLQKSGLGPNDPPLDKDLIWVKLLSSKEAGFLMGASCGGGNMKVNDTDYHTIGLRPRHAYSVLDVQDICGHRLIRLRNPWGTYSWKGDWSDESPLWTSDLREVLMVHGASEGVFWMSLDDMLQYFDTVDVCKVNSDWSEARLSGVFPNHAGQSMQVTMLTVTEPTEVEFGLFQEADRNEQKSKRSLLDLGIVVLRTSGMSTTGMYKLGTFCRRQVKAFVGCREMLEPGLYVVACTAFNHWTTGVDMTGVRSPVRKDSLPMYTLTMHSSKAVIVEQIAPSMTFLADAVIQLAIHQGKQHEGREGVTCYYLDHGWAGLIVVVENRYPDRYLHIKCDCTNSFNVVSTRGCLVTTDSVPPLRRQVLNVLTQLEGSGFKIVHRISHRMSYQSDLDTWGPGQRHLPLLTQDIYGLHTERPL, encoded by the exons GAATAGGAAAGACAGTGAGTGCGAGGTAAAGGAGAAAGAAACTGAAGGACAAAAACAAGAACCAAGTATTGAAGAAGATATGGATATAAGCTggaattgtataaaatgtacctACACCAACAAGGCAGAGTCAACTTCCTGTTCAATGTGTGATTATTGCAGAGAAAGCAATGTAACTGAGAATGGTGACCCTTCATTACCAGAGGACATGGAAGTAGATTTAGTGCCTATAATAGATCTGACTTCTGATGAAG GTGGACCACTGTCCAGAACGAATGCTGTCAGGAAAAAAATGTGGGAATGCACACAGTGTACATGTCTGAATATGGAAGATATCATGGAATGTTCTGCTTGTGGAAGTCAGAAAGTTTCGGTTGCTACCAAACCAACAACACCAATGATACCAGGTGATAATGAGTGGGCGTGCCAAcaatgtacttacaataacacTAACCTAGTCAATGTGTGCTGTGTTTGTGGTGCTGTTAAACCATTTACTTCTTCTGGGTTAGCGTTTGATTTTCCAGAGACATGGAATTGTCCCAAGTGTACCCTAGAAAATAACAGTAGACATACAAGGTGTTTTGTGTGTGGCTATGATAAGAGTACAGAACAAAGTGAAGAACACACAGCTAAAGCAAACAGTGGTGGTAAAATAGGCAGACAACGAAGTATTGTCATTGAATCCAAGAGGAAGAAAGACGAAGATAGTGCTAAGCAGCAGTTTGAAAAGATTGTAGAATTCTGCAAACAG GATCATAGTCAATTTATTGATGATTCCTTTCGCCCATCATCCAAATCTCTCTATTATAATGACAAAGAACAATTTGATTCTCGTGTATGTGATTGGTTGAGACCTGATCAAATTCAGTGTACATCACGTGATGAACTGCAAATTCCCTGGGCTGTGTTCAGAACCCCAATGCCATCCGACATATCACAGGGTATTCTTGGAAATTGTTG GTTTTTAAGTGCACTAGCTGTTTTAGCAGAGAGACCAGATTTAGTAGAAAAGATTATGATAACAAGGGAATATAACCCAGaaggtgtataccaagttagaCTGTGTAAAGATGGTATCTGGACCACTGTAGTGATTGATAGCTTATTACCATGTGATCATAGGGGTGTACTGGTTTACTCTCAG GCCAAAAGAAGACAATTATGGGTGCCATTAATAGAGAAAGCCTTAGCTAAGATGCATGGTTGTTATCAAGCATTAGTGTCTGGTAGATGTATAGAAGGGTTGGCTACGTTGACTGGTGCTCCATGTGAAAGTATACCTTTACAAA AGAGTGGTTTAGGTCCGAATGATCCACCCCTAGATAAAGATCTTATATGGGTTAAACTGTTAAGTTCTAAAGAAGCTGG GTTTTTAATGGGGGCGTCATGTGGTGGCGGTAACATGAAGGTGAATGATACCGATTATCATACCATTGGACTCAGACCAAGACATGCATACTCTGTGCTAGATGTACAAGACATATGTGGGCATAG attaatacGTTTACGTAATCCATGGGGTACATATTCCTGGAAAGGTGATTGGTCTGACGAGTCTCCACTATGGACCAGTGATCTTAGGGAAGTATTAATGGTACATGGTGCATCTGAAGGTGTCTTCTGGATGTCATTAGATGATATGCTCCA GTACTTTGATACTGTTGATGTATGTAAGGTTAACTCTGATTGGTCAGAAGCCAGACTAAGTGGGGTGTTTCCAAATCATGCAGGCCAATCAATGCAAGTCACCATGTTAACAGTCACAGAACCAACAGAAGTGGAATTTGGACTGTTTCAGGAAGCTGATCG AAATGAACAGAAAAGTAAACGAAGTCTTCTAGATTTAGGTATTGTTGTTTTGAGGACAAGTGGTATGAGTACAACTGGTATGTACAAGTTGGGAACATTCTGTAGAAGACAAGTCAAGGCATTTGTTGGTTGTAGAGAGATGTTAGAACCTGGTCTATATGTGGTGGCATGTACGGCGTTTAATCATTGGACAACTGGTGTAGACATGACAG GAGTAAGAAGTCCTGTGCGGAAAGACAGCTTACCCATGTACACCCTGACCATGCATAGTTCTAAAGCTGTAATTGTAGaacaaatagcgccctctatgactTTCTTAGCTGATGCTGTTATACAGTTAGCTATACATCAAGGCAAACAACATGAG GGTCGTGAAGGCGTTACATGTTACTACTTAGACCATGGTTGGGCTGGTCTGATTGTGGTGGTAGAAAACCGTTATCCTGACAGATACTTACATATCAAATGTGATTGCACCAATAGCTTTAATGTGGTCTCTACCAGGGGATGTCTGGTCACAACAGACAGTGTGCCACCATTGCGCAG ACAAGTTCTCAATGTGCTGACTCAGCTTGAAGGCAGTGGATTCAAAATTGTTCATCGTATCAGCCACAGAATGTCATACCAGTCAGATCTAGATACGTGGGGACCAGGACAACGTCATCTTCCGTTACTAACACAGGATATCTATGGGTTACATACTGAAAGACCTCTATAG
- the LOC144438758 gene encoding uncharacterized protein LOC144438758 isoform X1: protein MGSTPSQPLVCEKCSNAVGQQHCESCGAPRLQSKSVITTDDEEKPWKCDVCLLENGDSVKSCGRCGRRRDHVGMEETKQNRKDSECEVKEKETEGQKQEPSIEEDMDISWNCIKCTYTNKAESTSCSMCDYCRESNVTENGDPSLPEDMEVDLVPIIDLTSDEGKAKNTTTDNVGATSTNSCMKADTWKCQRCTLENPSNSMSCAVCEAPRKLSLPTIQPLKGLKEPLVENFVDISTEKKLKSPVSKSPKRPKEIIVKPCEDVGASRSKIKSPQKSPGLELATALIAHLNNQKPTLVPEQKSIPDIYPDDRNKGETDGNKVETDKSERDNLDANNKVASSQVWICAKCTCRNTDKACQNCNMTKKMSVRIRRAKVKKTSNDTEVCASTENDKLNNSVIVIDDEESSECSEDRSSDSNADSSGAKSDNNISSTQVENSDSDNGKSRNTSSEKQDDSDTENQNSQDVDISDCGEPKSKSASESVLEPAAESASESSSATWACTNCTAGENPSNVDICTVCEQHRDGAVEMATIDLTKATVTFVPKSPGGPLSRTNAVRKKMWECTQCTCLNMEDIMECSACGSQKVSVATKPTTPMIPGDNEWACQQCTYNNTNLVNVCCVCGAVKPFTSSGLAFDFPETWNCPKCTLENNSRHTRCFVCGYDKSTEQSEEHTAKANSGGKIGRQRSIVIESKRKKDEDSAKQQFEKIVEFCKQDHSQFIDDSFRPSSKSLYYNDKEQFDSRVCDWLRPDQIQCTSRDELQIPWAVFRTPMPSDISQGILGNCWFLSALAVLAERPDLVEKIMITREYNPEGVYQVRLCKDGIWTTVVIDSLLPCDHRGVLVYSQAKRRQLWVPLIEKALAKMHGCYQALVSGRCIEGLATLTGAPCESIPLQKSGLGPNDPPLDKDLIWVKLLSSKEAGFLMGASCGGGNMKVNDTDYHTIGLRPRHAYSVLDVQDICGHRLIRLRNPWGTYSWKGDWSDESPLWTSDLREVLMVHGASEGVFWMSLDDMLQYFDTVDVCKVNSDWSEARLSGVFPNHAGQSMQVTMLTVTEPTEVEFGLFQEADRNEQKSKRSLLDLGIVVLRTSGMSTTGMYKLGTFCRRQVKAFVGCREMLEPGLYVVACTAFNHWTTGVDMTGVRSPVRKDSLPMYTLTMHSSKAVIVEQIAPSMTFLADAVIQLAIHQGKQHEGREGVTCYYLDHGWAGLIVVVENRYPDRYLHIKCDCTNSFNVVSTRGCLVTTDSVPPLRRQVLNVLTQLEGSGFKIVHRISHRMSYQSDLDTWGPGQRHLPLLTQDIYGLHTERPL, encoded by the exons GAATAGGAAAGACAGTGAGTGCGAGGTAAAGGAGAAAGAAACTGAAGGACAAAAACAAGAACCAAGTATTGAAGAAGATATGGATATAAGCTggaattgtataaaatgtacctACACCAACAAGGCAGAGTCAACTTCCTGTTCAATGTGTGATTATTGCAGAGAAAGCAATGTAACTGAGAATGGTGACCCTTCATTACCAGAGGACATGGAAGTAGATTTAGTGCCTATAATAGATCTGACTTCTGATGAAGGTAAGGCTAAAAATACTACTACTGACAATGTTGGTGCAACTTCCACTAATTCCTGTATGAAAGCTGACACCTGGAAATGCCAGCGGTGTACCCTGGAAAACCCCAGTAATTCTATGTCTTGTGCTGTGTGTGAAGCGCCAAGAAAACTCTCTTTACCAACAATTCAGCCTTTGAAAGGTCTAAAAGAACCTCTAGTGGAGAATTTTGTAGATATAAGCACTGAGAAAAAATTGAAGTCACCTGTTTCTAAATCTCCTAAAAGACCCAAAGAAATTATTGTCAAACCTTGTGAAGATGTAGGAGCCTCAAGGAGTAAGATTAAATCTCCACAGAAGTCACCAGGGTTGGAGCTTGCTACTGCTTTAATAGCTCATTTGAATAACCAAAAACCAACCTTGGTGCCAGAACAAAAATCTATACCTGATATTTACCCTGATGATAGGAATAAAGGTGAAACAGATGGGAATAAGGTTGAAACAGACAAGAGTGAGAGAGACAATTTAGATGCCAACAATAAAGTGGCAAGCTCACAGGTGTGGATATGTGCTAAATGCACCTGCAGAAATACTGATAAAGCTTGTCAAAACTGCAATATGACAAAGAAAATGAGTGTTAGGATACGTCGTGCAAAGGTTAAGAAAACTAGTAATGACACTGAAGTGTGTGCAAGTACAGAAAATGATAAACTCAACAATAGTGTTATTGTCATTGATGATGAAGAAAGTAGTGAGTGTAGTGAAGACAGAAGCAGTGACAGTAATGCTGACAGTAGTGGTGCTAAATCAGATAATAATATCAGTTCTACTCAAGTGGAGAATAGTGATAGTGATAATGGTAAATCTAGAAATACAAGTTCTGAAAAACAAGATGATAGTGATACTGAAAACCAGAACTCACAAGATGTTGATATATCTGATTGTGGAGAGCCAAAATCAAAATCAGCATCAGAATCAGTTTTAGAGCCAGCTGCAGAATCGGCCTCAGAATCATCATCAGCTACATGGGCATGCACTAATTGCACTGCTGGTGAAAATCCAAGTAATGTAGATATTTGCACTGTGTGTGAACAGCATAGAGATGGAGCAGTGGAGATGGCAACCATTGACCTTACCAAGGCAACTGTCACCTTTGTTCCTAAATCTCCAGGTGGACCACTGTCCAGAACGAATGCTGTCAGGAAAAAAATGTGGGAATGCACACAGTGTACATGTCTGAATATGGAAGATATCATGGAATGTTCTGCTTGTGGAAGTCAGAAAGTTTCGGTTGCTACCAAACCAACAACACCAATGATACCAGGTGATAATGAGTGGGCGTGCCAAcaatgtacttacaataacacTAACCTAGTCAATGTGTGCTGTGTTTGTGGTGCTGTTAAACCATTTACTTCTTCTGGGTTAGCGTTTGATTTTCCAGAGACATGGAATTGTCCCAAGTGTACCCTAGAAAATAACAGTAGACATACAAGGTGTTTTGTGTGTGGCTATGATAAGAGTACAGAACAAAGTGAAGAACACACAGCTAAAGCAAACAGTGGTGGTAAAATAGGCAGACAACGAAGTATTGTCATTGAATCCAAGAGGAAGAAAGACGAAGATAGTGCTAAGCAGCAGTTTGAAAAGATTGTAGAATTCTGCAAACAG GATCATAGTCAATTTATTGATGATTCCTTTCGCCCATCATCCAAATCTCTCTATTATAATGACAAAGAACAATTTGATTCTCGTGTATGTGATTGGTTGAGACCTGATCAAATTCAGTGTACATCACGTGATGAACTGCAAATTCCCTGGGCTGTGTTCAGAACCCCAATGCCATCCGACATATCACAGGGTATTCTTGGAAATTGTTG GTTTTTAAGTGCACTAGCTGTTTTAGCAGAGAGACCAGATTTAGTAGAAAAGATTATGATAACAAGGGAATATAACCCAGaaggtgtataccaagttagaCTGTGTAAAGATGGTATCTGGACCACTGTAGTGATTGATAGCTTATTACCATGTGATCATAGGGGTGTACTGGTTTACTCTCAG GCCAAAAGAAGACAATTATGGGTGCCATTAATAGAGAAAGCCTTAGCTAAGATGCATGGTTGTTATCAAGCATTAGTGTCTGGTAGATGTATAGAAGGGTTGGCTACGTTGACTGGTGCTCCATGTGAAAGTATACCTTTACAAA AGAGTGGTTTAGGTCCGAATGATCCACCCCTAGATAAAGATCTTATATGGGTTAAACTGTTAAGTTCTAAAGAAGCTGG GTTTTTAATGGGGGCGTCATGTGGTGGCGGTAACATGAAGGTGAATGATACCGATTATCATACCATTGGACTCAGACCAAGACATGCATACTCTGTGCTAGATGTACAAGACATATGTGGGCATAG attaatacGTTTACGTAATCCATGGGGTACATATTCCTGGAAAGGTGATTGGTCTGACGAGTCTCCACTATGGACCAGTGATCTTAGGGAAGTATTAATGGTACATGGTGCATCTGAAGGTGTCTTCTGGATGTCATTAGATGATATGCTCCA GTACTTTGATACTGTTGATGTATGTAAGGTTAACTCTGATTGGTCAGAAGCCAGACTAAGTGGGGTGTTTCCAAATCATGCAGGCCAATCAATGCAAGTCACCATGTTAACAGTCACAGAACCAACAGAAGTGGAATTTGGACTGTTTCAGGAAGCTGATCG AAATGAACAGAAAAGTAAACGAAGTCTTCTAGATTTAGGTATTGTTGTTTTGAGGACAAGTGGTATGAGTACAACTGGTATGTACAAGTTGGGAACATTCTGTAGAAGACAAGTCAAGGCATTTGTTGGTTGTAGAGAGATGTTAGAACCTGGTCTATATGTGGTGGCATGTACGGCGTTTAATCATTGGACAACTGGTGTAGACATGACAG GAGTAAGAAGTCCTGTGCGGAAAGACAGCTTACCCATGTACACCCTGACCATGCATAGTTCTAAAGCTGTAATTGTAGaacaaatagcgccctctatgactTTCTTAGCTGATGCTGTTATACAGTTAGCTATACATCAAGGCAAACAACATGAG GGTCGTGAAGGCGTTACATGTTACTACTTAGACCATGGTTGGGCTGGTCTGATTGTGGTGGTAGAAAACCGTTATCCTGACAGATACTTACATATCAAATGTGATTGCACCAATAGCTTTAATGTGGTCTCTACCAGGGGATGTCTGGTCACAACAGACAGTGTGCCACCATTGCGCAG ACAAGTTCTCAATGTGCTGACTCAGCTTGAAGGCAGTGGATTCAAAATTGTTCATCGTATCAGCCACAGAATGTCATACCAGTCAGATCTAGATACGTGGGGACCAGGACAACGTCATCTTCCGTTACTAACACAGGATATCTATGGGTTACATACTGAAAGACCTCTATAG